In Caldicellulosiruptor obsidiansis OB47, a single window of DNA contains:
- a CDS encoding stage III sporulation protein AB, which produces MIKVIGSVLIIFSSCMIGYYQTLKLWQQVKIVNHMIVFFTYAKANVISARLTFAEILENFKLKEESKFNQVIEYYFLSIGKNQSDVKNIYQLDENLHRLLISLFNVIAFYSINEIEKVLDEGIRELREYYDVYKLKYKKNSKLFAVLGIFCGVSLCILLL; this is translated from the coding sequence GTGATTAAGGTAATTGGTTCGGTTTTGATTATCTTTTCATCTTGCATGATTGGGTACTATCAAACCTTGAAGTTGTGGCAGCAGGTAAAGATTGTAAACCATATGATAGTGTTTTTTACATATGCAAAAGCAAATGTAATTTCAGCACGTTTGACGTTTGCCGAGATTTTGGAAAATTTCAAGCTCAAAGAGGAAAGTAAGTTTAATCAGGTAATTGAATACTACTTTTTATCCATAGGGAAAAACCAAAGTGATGTTAAAAATATTTATCAACTTGATGAGAATCTTCATAGGCTTCTTATTAGTCTTTTTAATGTCATAGCTTTTTATTCTATAAACGAAATAGAAAAGGTTTTGGATGAAGGAATTAGAGAACTTAGAGAATACTACGATGTTTACAAACTAAAGTACAAAAAAAATAGCAAATTGTTTGCAGTGCTTGGGATTTTTTGTGGAGTATCTCTTTGCATATTACTTCTGTAA
- a CDS encoding AAA family ATPase, which produces MAVASVNTEVEKLLDRLPAEIVYTIKTTFEENLHEICEIKINLNCPLIVIGKREYVFESLIITKEILNKCISRLTNNSLFTYEKNILQGYFTVDGGHRVGVAGKFTFENGSKQGFVNSISGLNIRISKTVRIEPERILKHAVKENLVSIYNTLIISPPGCGKTTLLRNIVRILSSGEGILAGRGFRVVVIDERSEICMVDNDRREIGIRTFVLDGVDKLRGVLMAVRSLNPQIIAMDELGSPSDYLAVCEASKMGVKIIATMHAESVKDIYMREFSRKIINQGVFEKVIVLSSRNGPGTIEKILSLGEERNGD; this is translated from the coding sequence ATGGCAGTTGCAAGTGTAAATACAGAAGTTGAAAAACTCCTTGACAGACTTCCTGCCGAGATTGTTTACACAATCAAAACAACCTTTGAAGAAAATCTTCATGAAATTTGTGAGATAAAAATAAACTTGAACTGTCCACTAATTGTAATTGGTAAAAGAGAGTATGTCTTTGAAAGTTTGATAATTACAAAAGAAATTTTAAACAAATGTATAAGCAGGCTGACAAACAACTCTCTGTTTACATATGAAAAAAACATACTCCAGGGATATTTCACAGTTGATGGTGGACATAGAGTGGGAGTTGCCGGAAAATTCACCTTTGAAAATGGAAGCAAACAGGGGTTTGTTAACTCAATCAGTGGGCTTAATATAAGAATTTCTAAAACGGTGAGAATTGAACCTGAGAGAATCTTAAAACATGCAGTGAAAGAAAATCTTGTTAGTATCTATAACACTCTCATAATCTCCCCGCCTGGTTGCGGGAAGACTACGCTTCTCAGGAACATTGTAAGAATCTTGAGTTCTGGTGAAGGAATTTTGGCAGGAAGAGGATTTAGAGTAGTGGTAATTGATGAAAGGTCTGAGATTTGCATGGTAGATAATGACAGAAGGGAGATTGGTATCAGAACCTTTGTGTTGGACGGGGTGGATAAGCTCAGAGGGGTTTTAATGGCTGTAAGAAGTTTAAATCCTCAGATAATTGCGATGGATGAGCTCGGGTCGCCTTCTGATTATTTGGCAGTTTGTGAAGCGTCAAAGATGGGTGTGAAGATAATTGCAACAATGCATGCAGAGTCGGTAAAAGACATTTATATGAGAGAGTTTTCAAGAAAGATAATCAATCAGGGTGTTTTTGAAAAGGTGATTGTCTTAAGTTCCAGAAACGGTCCCGGGACCATTGAAAAAATACTGTCGCTGGGTGAAGAGAGAAATGGTGATTAA
- a CDS encoding TIGR00282 family metallophosphoesterase, translating into MRFLAIGDVVGRPGRNILKSTLSKLKENYKIDVVIANCENAAGGNGLTKKVADELFSIGIDVMTMGNHVWANKEIFSFIESETRIIRPANYPEGTTPGRGYNVFEKNNIKFAVINLCGRVFMENLDCPFRKIDEILKKIDCRIIIVDLHAEATSEKIALGFYVDGRVSCVYGTHTHVQTADEKILPNGTAYITDIGMTGPYDSVLGVDKDIVIQKFTTLLPVRFEVAKGKAQFNGIVFEVDNNTGKAVSIERINFTLEE; encoded by the coding sequence ATGAGATTTTTAGCTATAGGAGATGTTGTTGGAAGGCCGGGGAGAAACATTCTAAAGAGCACCCTCTCTAAACTCAAGGAAAACTACAAGATAGATGTTGTAATTGCCAACTGTGAGAATGCTGCAGGCGGTAATGGACTTACCAAAAAGGTTGCTGATGAGCTTTTTTCTATAGGAATTGATGTTATGACAATGGGGAACCATGTGTGGGCAAATAAAGAGATTTTTTCTTTCATAGAAAGTGAGACCAGGATAATAAGACCCGCAAATTATCCCGAGGGAACAACCCCCGGAAGAGGATATAATGTGTTTGAGAAAAATAATATAAAATTTGCAGTTATTAACCTCTGTGGTAGAGTTTTTATGGAAAACTTGGACTGTCCGTTTAGGAAAATAGATGAGATTTTAAAAAAAATAGATTGTCGGATAATCATTGTTGATCTTCATGCAGAGGCCACATCAGAGAAAATAGCCCTTGGTTTTTATGTTGATGGTCGTGTTTCTTGCGTATATGGGACTCACACACATGTGCAAACAGCAGATGAAAAAATACTTCCAAACGGTACAGCCTATATAACGGATATTGGTATGACAGGGCCGTATGACTCTGTGTTGGGTGTTGACAAGGATATTGTAATTCAAAAATTCACAACCCTTCTTCCTGTCAGATTTGAGGTTGCCAAAGGTAAAGCTCAGTTCAACGGAATCGTATTTGAAGTTGATAACAACACCGGCAAAGCAGTTTCTATAGAGAGGATAAACTTTACACTGGAAGAGTAA
- the rny gene encoding ribonuclease Y, with the protein MQKISETLKLVVTIVIALVASMVAFFLGYLYRKKIAEKTIKSAEQEAQRIVEEARKQAEAYKKEATLLAKEEIHRARSEFDREVRERRAELQRFERRLIQKEEMLDKKMASVEEKEEQLNQKLKDIQKLQEEIELLKQKEQEELQRISGLTQEEAKQIILKSVEQDVKHDVALMIKELEQQAKEEADKKAREIIATAIQRYSSDYVAENTVSVVTLPNDEMKGRIIGREGRNIKTFETVTGIDLIIDDTPEAVILSGFDPIRREIAKLTLEKLILDGRIHPARIEEMYEKAKREVENKIREEGERVVFELGIHNLHPELIKLVGKLKYRTSYGQNVLAHSIEVANIAGIMAAELGLDQSIAKRAGLLHDIGKAVDHEMEGSHALIGYELAKKYKETNPDVLEAIGGHHGEMETRSIYNVLIQAADSVSAARPGARRESLESYIKRLQKLEEIANSFDGVEKAYAIQAGREIRIMVKPDHVSDDDIVIMAREIVKRIESELDYPGQIKVNVIREVRAVEYAK; encoded by the coding sequence GTGCAAAAGATTAGTGAGACATTGAAACTTGTAGTTACTATAGTAATTGCTTTGGTAGCATCAATGGTTGCCTTTTTCTTGGGCTATTTATATAGAAAGAAGATTGCTGAGAAGACCATAAAAAGTGCTGAACAAGAAGCCCAAAGAATTGTTGAGGAGGCCAGAAAACAGGCCGAGGCATACAAAAAGGAGGCAACACTCCTTGCAAAAGAAGAGATACACAGAGCAAGGAGCGAATTCGACAGGGAAGTAAGAGAGCGAAGAGCAGAGCTTCAGAGGTTCGAAAGAAGACTTATTCAAAAAGAAGAGATGCTTGACAAAAAGATGGCGTCTGTAGAGGAAAAAGAAGAGCAGCTCAATCAGAAGCTGAAGGATATTCAAAAACTTCAAGAGGAGATCGAACTTTTAAAACAAAAAGAGCAGGAAGAGCTGCAAAGAATTTCTGGGCTCACTCAGGAAGAAGCAAAACAAATTATACTCAAGAGTGTTGAACAGGATGTCAAACATGATGTTGCGCTCATGATAAAAGAGCTTGAACAGCAAGCGAAAGAAGAAGCTGACAAAAAAGCCCGAGAAATTATTGCTACTGCTATCCAGCGCTATTCATCAGACTATGTTGCAGAAAACACTGTTTCTGTTGTGACACTCCCAAATGATGAGATGAAAGGTAGAATCATAGGTAGAGAAGGTAGAAATATTAAGACATTTGAGACTGTTACAGGAATTGACCTTATAATTGACGACACACCCGAGGCAGTAATATTATCAGGGTTTGACCCGATAAGGCGTGAGATAGCAAAACTCACGTTAGAAAAGCTTATTTTAGATGGGCGAATACATCCTGCGCGAATTGAAGAAATGTACGAAAAAGCAAAACGAGAGGTTGAGAATAAGATTCGAGAAGAAGGAGAAAGGGTTGTATTTGAGCTTGGAATTCACAACTTGCATCCAGAACTCATTAAGCTCGTAGGGAAACTTAAGTACAGAACAAGCTATGGTCAAAATGTTCTTGCACATTCTATTGAGGTAGCAAACATAGCAGGTATCATGGCAGCAGAGCTCGGTCTTGACCAGAGTATTGCAAAGCGTGCAGGGCTTTTGCATGACATTGGCAAAGCAGTTGACCATGAAATGGAAGGGTCACATGCCCTGATTGGTTATGAGCTTGCTAAAAAATACAAGGAGACAAACCCGGATGTCCTTGAAGCGATTGGTGGGCATCACGGTGAGATGGAAACAAGGTCAATTTACAATGTGTTAATTCAGGCTGCTGACTCTGTTTCAGCGGCACGACCAGGAGCTCGAAGAGAATCTCTTGAGTCTTATATCAAAAGACTTCAGAAGCTTGAAGAAATTGCGAATTCTTTTGATGGTGTTGAAAAAGCTTATGCAATTCAAGCAGGAAGAGAGATAAGAATAATGGTAAAGCCTGACCATGTGAGTGACGATGATATTGTTATAATGGCAAGAGAGATAGTAAAGAGAATTGAAAGTGAGCTTGATTATCCAGGTCAGATAAAGGTAAATGTAATCAGAGAAGTTCGAGCAGTTGAATATGCAAAATGA
- a CDS encoding regulatory protein RecX, with protein sequence MRILDKKIVGNRALLVFDDGKEVEIDREVYLERKLYAKDEIDQKELEEVLFESGLKSAKKLLVSYIQRYPLKSEYGYYKYLLSRGYDSATALKAVAYFVNSGYIDELEAAKKLVNKYQKRKSSFELLQLLRKNGFKSSTISKLNLKSENDKEILVKLLQKKLKRISKEDSKEILKVIKWFVARGYDYNTVVEKIREFLDY encoded by the coding sequence ATGAGGATATTGGATAAAAAGATAGTTGGAAATAGAGCTTTGCTTGTTTTTGACGATGGTAAAGAAGTTGAGATAGACAGAGAGGTCTATCTTGAAAGAAAATTGTATGCAAAAGATGAGATAGACCAAAAAGAATTGGAAGAGGTTTTATTTGAAAGTGGTCTTAAAAGTGCAAAAAAGTTGCTGGTAAGCTACATTCAAAGGTATCCACTCAAATCTGAATATGGATATTACAAATATTTGCTTTCCCGCGGGTATGATTCGGCTACTGCTTTGAAAGCGGTAGCTTATTTTGTTAACAGCGGATACATTGATGAGCTGGAGGCTGCCAAAAAGCTTGTAAATAAGTATCAAAAGAGAAAGTCAAGCTTTGAGTTATTACAGCTTTTGCGGAAAAATGGGTTCAAATCATCCACAATTTCAAAGCTAAATTTAAAGTCTGAAAATGATAAAGAAATTCTTGTAAAGCTTTTGCAAAAGAAGTTAAAGAGAATAAGTAAAGAGGATAGCAAAGAGATTTTAAAGGTTATTAAGTGGTTTGTGGCAAGAGGATATGACTACAATACGGTGGTTGAAAAAATTAGAGAATTCTTAGATTATTGA
- the recA gene encoding recombinase RecA encodes MENLDRKKALDKVIMEIEKAYGKGAIMKLGEMAKENIDVIPTGALSLDIALGVGGVPRGRIVEIYGAESSGKTTIALHIIAEAQKMGGEAAFIDAEHALDPFYAKKLGVDINNLIVSQPDSGEQALEIVEALVRSNAIDVIVIDSVAALVPQAEIDGEMGEAHVGLQARLMSQALRKLAGITSKTKTTVIFINQLREKVGVMFGNPETTPGGRALKFYASVRLEVRKGEIIKSQGQPIGSKVKVKVVKNKVAPPFKEAEFDLIYGEGISKEGNVLDVAVNIDVIQKSGAWYTYNGQKIGQGRENAKQFLKENPDIMQEIIEKIRQNANLAFEKIKTTAEISDEDLLLSGEINEDIG; translated from the coding sequence ATGGAAAACTTAGATAGGAAAAAAGCTTTAGACAAGGTTATTATGGAAATTGAGAAGGCTTACGGTAAAGGCGCTATAATGAAGCTTGGCGAGATGGCAAAAGAAAATATTGATGTTATACCTACAGGTGCGCTTTCGTTGGACATTGCGCTTGGTGTTGGAGGAGTTCCGCGAGGCAGGATTGTAGAGATTTATGGTGCAGAGTCATCTGGGAAGACCACCATTGCGCTTCACATAATTGCAGAGGCGCAGAAAATGGGTGGTGAGGCAGCATTTATTGACGCTGAGCATGCGCTTGATCCATTTTATGCTAAAAAGCTTGGTGTTGACATAAACAATCTTATTGTTTCCCAGCCAGACAGTGGCGAGCAAGCTTTGGAGATTGTGGAGGCACTTGTTAGAAGTAATGCAATAGATGTTATTGTAATTGATTCTGTTGCAGCGCTTGTACCTCAGGCGGAAATTGATGGTGAAATGGGAGAGGCGCATGTTGGGCTTCAAGCAAGGCTCATGTCACAGGCGCTCAGAAAGCTTGCTGGAATTACAAGTAAGACAAAGACTACAGTCATATTCATAAACCAGCTTCGTGAAAAGGTTGGTGTAATGTTTGGTAATCCTGAGACAACACCAGGTGGTAGAGCGCTTAAGTTCTATGCATCTGTCAGATTAGAGGTTAGAAAAGGTGAAATTATCAAGTCTCAAGGGCAACCGATAGGCAGTAAGGTAAAGGTTAAGGTTGTTAAGAATAAGGTTGCACCACCGTTTAAAGAGGCTGAGTTTGATTTGATTTATGGAGAAGGAATCTCAAAAGAAGGAAATGTTTTAGATGTTGCAGTTAACATCGATGTTATTCAAAAGAGTGGGGCGTGGTATACCTACAACGGTCAGAAGATTGGTCAGGGTAGAGAGAATGCAAAACAGTTTTTGAAAGAAAATCCTGATATAATGCAGGAGATAATTGAAAAGATAAGGCAGAATGCAAACCTTGCATTTGAGAAGATAAAGACAACAGCAGAGATTTCTGATGAGGATTTGCTGTTGAGTGGTGAAATTAATGAGGATATTGGATAA
- a CDS encoding competence/damage-inducible protein A, translating to MISEVISVGTELLLGQILNTNSQYLAQKLAELGIDLYFQTTVGDNMERLKIAIDTAVKRADILIFTGGLGPTSDDITKEAVADYFGLTLVLDEDVLRRIEKFFERRQVNMPEINKKQAYVPEGAKVLHNKNGTAPGLIIEKDGKIAILLPGPPFEMQPMFEEQVLPYLERFSKQKIYSRVLKFVGIGESSIEEALKDLILSQTDPTLALYAKPFEVELRITTKKESEEIAKSLLQSMEDRIRERLGEYIYGVDGQLLEEVVVSLLAEKRLKVSIAESCTGGLICNKITNVPGASEVFDRGFIVYSNEAKMKLLGVPEQVLKEYGAVSSQTAKYMAQGALSNSLAHIALSVTGIAGPGGGSETKPVGLVYIGIATKDNCESFEFRFSGDRLRIKDMTSKAALNILRKKIIDY from the coding sequence ATGATATCTGAAGTAATAAGTGTTGGTACAGAACTGTTACTTGGTCAGATTTTAAATACAAATAGCCAATATCTTGCTCAGAAATTAGCTGAACTTGGTATTGATCTTTATTTTCAGACAACTGTTGGAGATAATATGGAAAGGCTCAAAATAGCGATTGATACAGCTGTAAAAAGAGCTGATATATTGATTTTTACAGGAGGGCTTGGTCCAACATCTGATGACATTACAAAAGAAGCAGTAGCAGATTATTTTGGTTTGACGCTTGTGCTGGATGAAGATGTATTAAGAAGAATTGAAAAGTTTTTCGAACGCAGACAGGTAAATATGCCCGAAATTAATAAAAAACAGGCATACGTTCCCGAAGGTGCAAAAGTTCTTCACAACAAAAATGGTACGGCACCTGGACTTATCATTGAAAAAGACGGCAAGATTGCGATTTTACTTCCTGGACCTCCTTTTGAGATGCAGCCCATGTTTGAAGAACAAGTCTTGCCTTATTTAGAGAGATTTTCAAAACAAAAGATTTACTCAAGAGTTTTAAAATTTGTAGGAATAGGTGAATCTTCTATTGAAGAGGCTCTGAAGGATTTAATTCTCTCTCAGACAGATCCGACTTTAGCTCTTTATGCAAAGCCGTTTGAAGTTGAGCTGAGAATTACAACAAAAAAAGAGAGTGAAGAAATAGCAAAATCACTTCTTCAATCGATGGAAGATAGAATAAGAGAGCGTTTAGGAGAGTATATTTATGGTGTTGATGGGCAGCTATTGGAAGAAGTTGTGGTAAGTTTACTTGCAGAAAAGAGATTAAAGGTTAGCATTGCCGAGTCATGCACGGGAGGGCTTATCTGTAACAAAATTACCAACGTTCCAGGTGCATCCGAAGTATTTGACAGAGGATTCATAGTATATTCAAATGAAGCTAAGATGAAACTGCTTGGTGTTCCAGAACAAGTTTTGAAAGAGTACGGAGCGGTAAGTTCTCAAACGGCAAAATATATGGCACAGGGAGCACTTTCAAACTCTCTTGCACACATTGCTCTGTCTGTGACGGGAATTGCAGGTCCAGGCGGTGGAAGTGAAACAAAACCTGTTGGGCTTGTATATATTGGTATTGCAACAAAAGATAATTGTGAGAGTTTTGAATTTAGGTTTTCAGGTGACAGATTAAGGATAAAAGATATGACTTCAAAGGCTGCCCTCAACATTTTGAGAAAAAAGATAATTGATTATTGA
- the pgsA gene encoding CDP-diacylglycerol--glycerol-3-phosphate 3-phosphatidyltransferase, which produces MNVANILTSVRIFLIPVFMFFLLYSSVPYSKVIAAVIFIVAAITDSLDGYIARTRKIVTNFGKFLDPLADKLLITAALVCLVELQKVSSWVAMIIIGREFIVTGLRMVAAAEGMVISANVWGKLKTISQIIAVVLLLIDNYPFVLMGFPFDKIMLYIAVILTIYSGFDYIKTNWKVIDFTKK; this is translated from the coding sequence ATGAATGTTGCAAATATTCTAACAAGTGTAAGAATATTTTTAATCCCTGTGTTTATGTTTTTTTTGCTTTACAGTAGTGTACCATATTCTAAGGTGATTGCAGCAGTTATATTTATAGTAGCAGCAATTACTGACAGTTTAGACGGGTATATAGCAAGAACAAGAAAAATCGTAACAAATTTTGGTAAATTCTTAGACCCTCTTGCAGATAAACTATTAATAACAGCAGCACTTGTATGCTTGGTGGAGCTACAAAAGGTTTCTTCCTGGGTTGCTATGATTATAATTGGAAGAGAGTTTATTGTAACAGGTCTTAGAATGGTTGCAGCAGCTGAAGGGATGGTTATTTCTGCTAATGTATGGGGGAAACTCAAGACGATAAGTCAGATTATAGCAGTTGTGCTTCTTTTGATTGACAATTATCCCTTTGTTCTTATGGGATTTCCTTTTGACAAAATAATGTTATATATTGCAGTAATTTTAACAATTTATTCAGGTTTTGATTATATAAAAACTAACTGGAAAGTAATAGATTTTACAAAAAAGTGA
- the rimO gene encoding 30S ribosomal protein S12 methylthiotransferase RimO produces MVKIGFVSLGCNKNLVDSEIMMGACVEAGFEITSNAEDADVIVVNTCGFINDAKQESIDTILDMAEYKNKKCKFLIVTGCLTQRYKDEILEQMPEIDAILGVKEMLKLPDVIKDLYEGKQRIKVFNDASSFVYSSSMPRVIATPSYYAYIKIAEGCNNRCSYCSIPLIRGKYTSRPIEDIVREAKELAERGYKEIILTAQDTTKYGTDIYGKKMLPALLEELEKIEKIKWIRFLYSYPEDLDENFVNVVKFSSKVVNYFDIPVQHVNDRILKLMNRKSTKESIRRLIEKIRESFDEVVIRTTILVGFPTETDEEFEELCSFLKWAEFDRLGAFMYSQEEGTLASQLPQVDEDIKQRRYEKVLNIQRKISKKQNRKRIGKEYEVVIEAKDRNNFYIGRSQFEAPEVDGKVLVFSKNRLTAGQFVKVKILDAFEYDLVGEIIL; encoded by the coding sequence TTGGTAAAGATTGGATTTGTCTCGTTGGGATGTAACAAAAATCTTGTTGATAGTGAAATAATGATGGGTGCATGTGTAGAGGCAGGATTTGAAATAACCTCCAATGCAGAGGATGCTGATGTTATTGTTGTAAATACATGTGGTTTTATAAATGATGCAAAACAGGAATCCATAGACACCATATTAGACATGGCTGAATATAAGAACAAAAAATGCAAATTTTTGATAGTAACAGGATGTTTGACGCAAAGATACAAAGATGAAATATTAGAGCAGATGCCAGAGATTGATGCAATACTTGGTGTAAAAGAAATGTTGAAGCTACCCGATGTAATAAAAGATTTATATGAAGGTAAGCAGAGGATAAAAGTGTTCAATGATGCATCATCGTTTGTATATTCTAGTTCAATGCCAAGAGTAATTGCAACACCCAGTTATTATGCATACATAAAAATTGCAGAAGGGTGCAACAACAGATGCTCTTATTGCTCCATACCGCTTATCAGGGGCAAATATACAAGCAGACCTATTGAAGATATAGTAAGAGAGGCAAAAGAATTAGCAGAAAGAGGATATAAGGAGATTATTCTCACGGCTCAGGATACTACAAAGTATGGCACAGACATATATGGTAAAAAAATGTTGCCTGCTTTGCTTGAAGAGCTTGAAAAGATTGAAAAAATAAAATGGATAAGATTTTTGTACTCTTATCCTGAGGATTTAGACGAAAATTTCGTAAATGTAGTAAAATTTTCTTCTAAAGTGGTTAATTATTTTGACATTCCAGTTCAGCATGTAAACGATAGAATATTAAAACTTATGAACAGAAAATCAACAAAGGAAAGTATAAGAAGACTGATAGAAAAAATAAGAGAAAGTTTTGATGAGGTTGTCATAAGAACAACAATTTTAGTCGGATTTCCCACAGAAACTGACGAAGAGTTTGAAGAGCTTTGCAGTTTTTTAAAATGGGCAGAGTTTGACAGGCTTGGTGCTTTTATGTATTCTCAAGAGGAAGGGACGCTTGCTTCGCAGCTTCCTCAGGTTGACGAAGATATAAAACAGAGAAGATATGAAAAGGTTTTAAATATCCAAAGAAAAATTTCTAAGAAACAAAACAGAAAACGAATTGGGAAAGAATACGAAGTGGTTATCGAAGCAAAAGATAGAAATAACTTTTACATTGGTAGGAGTCAGTTTGAAGCCCCGGAGGTTGACGGGAAAGTTTTAGTATTTTCCAAAAACAGATTGACAGCTGGTCAGTTTGTCAAGGTAAAAATACTAGATGCGTTTGAGTATGATTTAGTAGGAGAGATAATTTTATGA
- the folD gene encoding bifunctional methylenetetrahydrofolate dehydrogenase/methenyltetrahydrofolate cyclohydrolase FolD, with translation MSAKIIDGKKIAQEIKNEVKIEVKKLKQRGIEPTLAVVIVGDDPASRSYVNSKKKACSEVGINSVEFALSKDTTQEELESLIDRLNRDEKINGILVQLPLPNGLDEKRICTKILPHKDVDGFHPLNVGMVATGIEFERAIKPCTPFGIIELLKRENIEIKGKHAVVIGRSNIVGKPLALLLLRENATVTICHSYTKDLKEICKQADILVAAVGKPRFVTSEMVKEGAVVIDVGINRDDATQKLVGDVDFETVEKVASFITPVPGGVGPMTVAMLMKNTLFATMLQNNLI, from the coding sequence GTGTCAGCAAAGATAATAGACGGAAAAAAAATAGCGCAAGAAATAAAAAATGAAGTAAAGATTGAGGTTAAAAAACTAAAACAAAGAGGAATAGAGCCAACGCTGGCTGTTGTGATTGTGGGAGATGACCCGGCATCCAGAAGCTACGTGAATTCCAAGAAAAAAGCATGTAGCGAGGTTGGAATAAATTCTGTGGAGTTTGCCCTGAGCAAAGACACAACTCAAGAAGAGCTTGAGAGCTTAATTGACAGACTAAACAGGGATGAGAAAATAAACGGCATATTGGTTCAGCTTCCGTTGCCAAATGGACTTGATGAGAAAAGGATTTGCACAAAAATCCTTCCACACAAGGATGTTGACGGGTTTCATCCGCTCAATGTTGGAATGGTTGCAACTGGCATAGAGTTTGAAAGAGCAATCAAACCGTGCACACCATTTGGGATTATTGAGCTTTTAAAAAGAGAAAATATAGAGATAAAAGGGAAACATGCTGTTGTGATAGGAAGAAGCAATATTGTTGGGAAGCCCTTGGCTTTGCTTCTTTTGAGAGAAAACGCAACAGTTACCATTTGTCATTCATATACAAAAGATTTAAAAGAGATTTGCAAACAGGCAGATATCCTTGTTGCTGCAGTTGGAAAGCCAAGGTTTGTCACATCTGAAATGGTAAAAGAAGGAGCAGTTGTAATTGACGTTGGAATAAACAGGGACGATGCTACCCAGAAACTTGTTGGTGATGTTGACTTTGAAACAGTAGAAAAAGTGGCATCGTTTATTACACCTGTTCCCGGTGGTGTAGGACCAATGACAGTTGCTATGCTTATGAAAAACACGCTTTTTGCTACCATGCTTCAAAACAATCTAATATAA